Genomic segment of Synechococcus sp. A15-28:
GCTCACCATCCATGCTGTCAACAACCTCCTGAGCGAAGGCTCCCAGCAGCTGCCGGGCAGGGCGAGGGGCCAGCAGCAATCGGCCAGCCTCGTTCTGCATGGCGCAGTTGTAGGCCAGCGAAGCGGGGTAGAGCCCAACGCTGTAGAACCCCACCTTGCCTGCCATGACTTCACGGACTCGCAAGCGGATCGAGGCCGCATCCAGGCTCTGATCGAAAAAGGAGTTGCGCATGGGGGCAGCCTATGAACTCCGCCGTTCAGGAGACTGGGCCGATGCAGCTGCTGGGCCATGACCCTCACCCTTTACGGCGGTCCCCGAACGCGAGCCTCGATGCCGCGTTGGTACCTCGAGGAGAAGGGAATTCCCTATGAGCTGAAGGAGTTGGACCTGCGGGGAAACCAGCACCGTCAGCCGGAGTATCTGGCGATCAATCCATTCGGAAAGTTGCCGGCTCTGGTGGACACGTCCTGTCAGGGAATGGACGGCCAACCGCTGACGTTGTTCGAATCGGGGGCCATCCTCTTGCATCTGGCGGAGCACCATGCCGGTGAGATCACATCGGCATCGCAACGGTCGCTGATCGCGCAATGGCTGTTGTTTGCCAACGCGACTCTGGCCATTGCCCTGTTCGTGCCCAGCAACCGTGAACGGGAGTTCCCGAGGTTGATGGAGGAACTGAACCGCCAACTCGCGCCTGGTCGACCCCTTGTGGGGGATCACTGGGGTGCTGCTGATTGTGCGGTGACGGCCTATCTGGCTTACTTGCCGATCTTCTTTCCCCAGGAGGATCTTTCCCCCTATCCGGCGATTCAGAGCCTGATCACCAGCACGCAGCAGCGACCGGCCTACCGCAAGGTGATGGGCATGGCTTGAGCAAACGCGGTTTAGTGCGGAAAAGGTTCCTTGTGATGCCGTCGTCCCGTCAGGAGTTGCTGTTCGCTTATCGCTGGCCGATCGCCCTGGTGGGGTCGAGCCTGATCCTGGGAGGAGCTGTTCTGGTTCTGGCGCAAACGGCGGTGCGATTGCTGAGCCAGCCGATTCCGATCGCGATTGAAGGTGGTCTGCAGGTGGACAAGCTGGTGCTGCCGCCGACGGTGAACATCAGCAGCGCAACCCCGCTACCCGTTGTGGTGAATGACCCCGTGTCTGTCGCGAACAAGCATCCACTGACGATCAGAGGTCCGCTGACGGTGAAGGCGCTGCAGGGAACGGTGCAGGTGAAGGGGGATGTGCAGGCCAAAGCTCAGGTGACCTCGATCGAGACGCCAGTGACCGTTCAGGGCGAGGTGTCCGTCAAGGACCCGCTCAGCATCAAGGGCAAGGTGACGGTGGACGGCAAGGTGGGTGCCAAGGTGAAACCAACTCTCCTTCCGATGCCGATCAAGTAACGGCTTTCTGGGAAGGACAGCCCATTCAGGTCGATTGATTCCGTGGCGCCTGGCCATCGCCGACCAGCAGACCTCGTTCCCAGCGCTTGGTCTGCCTCAGGCCGAGGGCTCCGGTGGCACTGACGATCAGGCCGATGCTGATGAGCCACCAGCCTCCATTGAGGCCAATGAGAATGGCTCCTGCCCACAACAACCCCCAGCAGACCGGTTGAGCCCGACGGATCCAGATCAGCGCTGTTGAGCAGCTGCGGCAGTGGATGGTGTGGGAGTGGTAACGGTCCATCAACGCCTCTGTCGGCTGACGGTCTGGCAGCGGCTGGCCGGCAAACGGCTCGCCGCCGTTGTTGTTGATCCAGCGATGCAACGCAGCCACGTAGACGTCTGCAGCCGTCGGCAGGAAAAAAGCCCGTTCGGCGAACGCACTGCCCCCTGCGGCTGCCAGGGTGCGCTCCTGCCAGTGCAGGAAGACCTGATCGTCCTCCAGCACCTTGTGGTTGCCGATGTGCTGCAGCCAGCGGGGTCGCAGACCGATCAGCAGCCTTGGCAGAGCTGACTGGAACTGGAACGGGAAACGCGCAAACAGGCGGCATTCGCCGCGACGGATCGGTACGGCGTAAACCACGGTGAGGATGCGACCGAAACCCTTGGCGGTGAGGTCGTGCCACATCAGCTGCGGTGCCAGGAAGGTGGTGGACTGGGCGCCGAGCTTGCCCCGCCGTGGCCCCTCCTCCCAGTAAGCCCTGAAGCCGCTGGCGTCTTCCTCCGTGATCGTGGCCTCCACCGGTGCTGCGTTGTCCCGCTTGCCAACGGTTTTGTGGTGGGTGAAGGGCACGTGGCTCACATCCAGCACGTTCTCCAGCAGGGTGACGGCGTCCATGGGCAGGTCGCGGAACGTGTCCTGCACCGTCCAGCTGTCGGGGTTCTCCTCCAGTGCCGGCACCAGCGGCAGTTGCTTGGGATCTGCGCTGTCCGGGGCGCCCATCCACACAAACAGCAGCCCTTGAGTGCTGGCGGTCGGCAGGCTGGCGCAGCGGGAGCGCCGACTGTCCGGTTGGGTGTTCTCCAGGGCCTGGGGGATCAGACGACACTGGCCCTCACCGTCGAAACTCCAACCGTGGTACGGGCATTCGAGCTGACCTGCCTCGTTGATGCGCCCCTCACTCAAGGGAACGAGCCGATGGGGACAGACGTCGGGAAAGACGCGCCAGCAGTCCTCCATGCGGTCCCACCAGATGACCAGATCGCGCTCCAGCAGGGTGAAGCGATTGGGCCGTTTCGGATCCAGATCCGTCAGGTAGCTGATCGGCCACCACTGCTCTGTCCAGGTGGGATGCATCGTCTGGCCGAACAATGGGGCCATGATCGCCAGGTTTGTTCGTCGCCGCGTCCGTCATGCCGCGCCTAGCACCGGCTCAGCTTCTCGAGGAACTCACTTCCGTCGAGGACCTGCTGATCGTCCAGGACCTCGATGGCGTCTGCATGCAGTTGGTGAAAGATCCCCTCACCCGCCGCATGGATGCAGGCTACGTGGATGCTGCGGCGGACCTGCGCGGAAGCTTCGTGGTGCTCACCAACGGCGAGCACGAGGGACGTCGCGGCGTGAACCGGCTGGTGGAATCGGCCCTGGGGGATCAGGTCAGGCCGGATCAACAGGGTCTGTACTTGCCGGGCCTGGCCGCCGGCGGTGTTCAGCTTCAGGACCGTTTCGGTCAGCTCAGCCACCCGGGGGTGAGTGATGCCGAAATGTTGTTTCTTGCTTCAGCGCCGCAGCGGATGGAGCAGTTGCTGCTGGAGCGGCTGCCGGCTGAATTGCCGGGAGTGTCTGCGGAGCAGCTGAAGACCCTGGCTCAGCAGGCCGTGCTCGACACCCAGGTGTCGCCCACCATCAACCTCAATGGTGTCTTCGCTTTGGTGCCGGGGGATGTGCCCCGTCAGCGGCGTCTTCAACAGATGCTGGCCGACCTGATGGAGCAGTTGCTGCAGGAGGCCGACGCCGCGGGGCTGGAGGGATCGTTCTTTCTGCACGTTGCCCC
This window contains:
- a CDS encoding glutathione S-transferase family protein is translated as MTLTLYGGPRTRASMPRWYLEEKGIPYELKELDLRGNQHRQPEYLAINPFGKLPALVDTSCQGMDGQPLTLFESGAILLHLAEHHAGEITSASQRSLIAQWLLFANATLAIALFVPSNREREFPRLMEELNRQLAPGRPLVGDHWGAADCAVTAYLAYLPIFFPQEDLSPYPAIQSLITSTQQRPAYRKVMGMA
- a CDS encoding Rieske 2Fe-2S domain-containing protein, coding for MHPTWTEQWWPISYLTDLDPKRPNRFTLLERDLVIWWDRMEDCWRVFPDVCPHRLVPLSEGRINEAGQLECPYHGWSFDGEGQCRLIPQALENTQPDSRRSRCASLPTASTQGLLFVWMGAPDSADPKQLPLVPALEENPDSWTVQDTFRDLPMDAVTLLENVLDVSHVPFTHHKTVGKRDNAAPVEATITEEDASGFRAYWEEGPRRGKLGAQSTTFLAPQLMWHDLTAKGFGRILTVVYAVPIRRGECRLFARFPFQFQSALPRLLIGLRPRWLQHIGNHKVLEDDQVFLHWQERTLAAAGGSAFAERAFFLPTAADVYVAALHRWINNNGGEPFAGQPLPDRQPTEALMDRYHSHTIHCRSCSTALIWIRRAQPVCWGLLWAGAILIGLNGGWWLISIGLIVSATGALGLRQTKRWERGLLVGDGQAPRNQST
- the stpA gene encoding glucosylglycerol 3-phosphatase, with product MPRLAPAQLLEELTSVEDLLIVQDLDGVCMQLVKDPLTRRMDAGYVDAAADLRGSFVVLTNGEHEGRRGVNRLVESALGDQVRPDQQGLYLPGLAAGGVQLQDRFGQLSHPGVSDAEMLFLASAPQRMEQLLLERLPAELPGVSAEQLKTLAQQAVLDTQVSPTINLNGVFALVPGDVPRQRRLQQMLADLMEQLLQEADAAGLEGSFFLHVAPNLGRDADGRERAKPAAAGDVGTTDIQFMLTGSLKEAGLLVLINQHMARRHGVVPLGEDFNVRTAPRDHGALLRLAQERLPMERMPLLVGVGDTVTSTPTDDGSGWLRGGSDRGFLTLLKALGVCSHQPNRVILVDSSHGEVDRPSLTDGRLLGISDSEDPLELDVLMPGGPAEYISWFQALAQRRRVGGRTSPETA